TCCTGGCCCTTGTACTCATAGCCTACGGCGTGTTCCTCACAGGTTTCACTGGGGGTGCAGTTGCAGGTGCAGGTGTTCTGTTCTACGCTGCAACCAGAAAGGCCCGTGGCCTGCCGGTGGCTGAGTGGAATGGTATAGCGGGTGTCTCAGGTATAACCTGGTGCCTCTGGCTTGCAGGTTTCATAATATTCTTCACAGCACCACAGCTCTGGCTCCCCGCACTATTCCTCTCAGGTTGCGGTATACTGATCAAGGTGGCGAGCAAGATGGGCCTCATCGGGGTCCTTGCAAGGGAGGAGATCATGGAAGCAGGGGGTGATGAATGATGGATATAGCATCCCTTGGCGGTGAGCTGCTGGGTCAGATACCCTTCGGGGACATAGTGCTCTACCTCACACCATTCAACCTCTTCATGTTTGCATCTGTCCTTATATTCACATTCCTCATAGCCATAAGCCGGACAGAGACCCAGGTTGAGACAGAGTTCGGGACACTGGGTAACCGGAGGGTTGAGGTTGACACCGCCGAGTTCAGGATCAGGAGGTTCCTTGCAATCGTCTGCGGACTTGCAACCGCAGGTGCGATGGTTACAGGTGACCTCTTCAACTTCACACTCTTCGTGGCACTCATAGGGATAGTGAACATCGGGATAGTCTCAGCTGTGAGACAGGTGGATGTGCTTGACGCGGCATTCCAGTATGGACTCATAGCCATGATGGCCTCACTCCCCCTCTTTGGGGGTGCGGCCATGGTGCTTGGTTCATCAGGTACACTGAGCCTACTTGAACTCTCAAAACTCGGGGGAAACCCCATGATAAGCTTCGCGAGCATCCTCCTTCTCATGGGGGTTATCGGTGAGACCGGTGTTGCACCCTTCTATGCAACCAAGGCTGAGATGTTCAGAACACCGGGTTCGCCATTCATACTCATAATACACCTCAGCTCCCTCCTTGTGATTGTAAGGGCAATTGAGGTTTTACTGATAGTTGCACTCTGAAGGTGAGATCATGAATAAACTTAAAGCAGGAAGCCTTACTGCACTCATACTCTCAGGAGCCGGGATAATATATGCCCTCCTGTTCAACCCACCGGCGTGGGTGGTTTATGGTGTGGCCATATTCCTCATCCCTGTCTTCATACTCTCGGTGGGGATACTCTCCATGGCCAGACCAGAGAAGGATGAGGCTGATGAGAGGGTTAACGAACCATTCATAGGGTACTGATGATCATGGAACCATACGTTGCGGTGATGAAATGAATCTGATGGGAAACATCATAGTTAACATTACAATAGCATTTCTGGTGGGGAGCCTGCTTCTGGGGTTCCAGAGGAAGGTGATGGCGAGGATACAGAGGAGGCCAGGCCCCCCTGTTATACAGCACCTCCTCCACACCCTCAAGTTCTACATAAAGGAGTCATCGTTCCCCCGGACGGCTGCCATGCCATTCTATGTGGCGATAGCGGCGACACTCTGCGGTATATGGGTGAGCGCGGTTATCGTGGGACCCGTGCTTGAGGGGTCACTCCTGCTTTTCTTCGGGATATACGCCCTCCACAAGATCGTTGAGCACAATGCAGGATCATCATCTGGTTCACCCTACGGTAAGCTCAGCTGTGTCCGTGCAGTGTTCTCTGCTGCAGCCGAGCTGCCACTCTTCGCGGTGCTCGCCATCATATACCTGGAGACCAGGACGATGATAATATCGGACATCATAGGCTACCAGAGCATCCACGGGCCACTCATACTCAAGCTCCCACTGGCGGCCATGATGTTCTTTGTCCTCATACTCTCAAAGGCACCCTACTCACCATTCTCCATAACCAAGGGTAAGGACATAATATCAGGTTATGAGACAGAGCACTTCGGGGTCCTCAGGGGCTACCTGATGATCTCGGAGTCCATAGCATGGTACATGCTCCTCTGGATATTCCTCACGGTATTCGTGGGGGGACTCAGCCTGCCGCTCTACATCCTGGGAATGGTGATAATCACGGCGGTGACGGCATTCATAAACGCAACAACGCCCATGCTGAACCCAAACCACTCTGTGGCCATACAGGTCATCCTGGCATTTTTAGGTATAGCAGGGTCCATCATTCTTATGCTTGTAATGTGATAGTAATTTTAGAGAGGGGATTTAATGGAGAAAGGTCTAACGGTACTCACGGCACTTGTTGCAGGTGGAGTAATAATCGTGAGCCTGCTTGCAGCCATCATGCAGAGGATATCTGTAATACCGGTCACAGTTCTTGCAGCAATATTCATGGTTCTCCTGCTCATGTCTGGCAGTGAAAGGTTCTCTGAACTCTCAGAGGAACTTGAAAGGGTTGCGTTCTTCG
Above is a genomic segment from Methanothermobacter sp. containing:
- a CDS encoding proton-conducting transporter membrane subunit produces the protein MDIASLGGELLGQIPFGDIVLYLTPFNLFMFASVLIFTFLIAISRTETQVETEFGTLGNRRVEVDTAEFRIRRFLAIVCGLATAGAMVTGDLFNFTLFVALIGIVNIGIVSAVRQVDVLDAAFQYGLIAMMASLPLFGGAAMVLGSSGTLSLLELSKLGGNPMISFASILLLMGVIGETGVAPFYATKAEMFRTPGSPFILIIHLSSLLVIVRAIEVLLIVAL
- a CDS encoding DUF788 domain-containing protein yields the protein MNKLKAGSLTALILSGAGIIYALLFNPPAWVVYGVAIFLIPVFILSVGILSMARPEKDEADERVNEPFIGY
- a CDS encoding respiratory chain complex I subunit 1 family protein, translated to MNLMGNIIVNITIAFLVGSLLLGFQRKVMARIQRRPGPPVIQHLLHTLKFYIKESSFPRTAAMPFYVAIAATLCGIWVSAVIVGPVLEGSLLLFFGIYALHKIVEHNAGSSSGSPYGKLSCVRAVFSAAAELPLFAVLAIIYLETRTMIISDIIGYQSIHGPLILKLPLAAMMFFVLILSKAPYSPFSITKGKDIISGYETEHFGVLRGYLMISESIAWYMLLWIFLTVFVGGLSLPLYILGMVIITAVTAFINATTPMLNPNHSVAIQVILAFLGIAGSIILMLVM
- a CDS encoding energy-converting hydrogenase A, subunit K, with the protein product MEKGLTVLTALVAGGVIIVSLLAAIMQRISVIPVTVLAAIFMVLLLMSGSERFSELSEELERVAFFAVLALFIISFLVLYRPV